A window of Hymenobacter siberiensis genomic DNA:
TCCAGCTCATCGTTTCGGCCAAAGCGCAGGCCGATAACCTTGGCAATTGCGGCGGCTACGGCCGCCTTGGCCACCGAGCTACCGGGGCTATTGGGGCTATTGGGGCTATTGGGGCTATTGGGGCTATTGGGGCTATTGGGGCTATTGGGGTCATAAGAAGCAATGGTAGCAGCTCCCGCCAGGCCCTGGGTCAGGTTCGATTTGGCCACTTGGGCTGCCGAGTGACGACCTACCACGTGGCCGATTTCATGCGCCAGCACCCCCGCCAGCTACCCTTCCGAAGTCAGGTTTTTGAGCAAGCCCTGGGTGATGAACACCTGCCCGCCCGGCAGGGCAAAGGCATTAATGGTCTGGTCATCAGCCAGCAGGTGGAACTGGAAGCGGTAGGGCGTCTGGCCCGCCTTCGTGCTGCTGATAATTTTCTGGCCCACGGCCTGCACGGCAGCGGTGGCGCGGGCATCGGGGCTTTCGCCGCCGTATTGGGCGGCCATTTCGGGCGCGGCCTGCACCCCCAGGGCAACTTCCTGGGCGACGCTCATATTAACGTGTTGGGTTTCGCCGGTCACTTCGTTTTTGGAGGTGTTGAAGAAGTAGCCGAACAGAGATACCGCCGCCACGATAATAGCAATGATGAAGCGGAGATTTAAGCGCCTGGAACAGGAAATAAAAAGGGTGAAAAAGAAACGGGCGCAGCCATAGCTCACTGCTACGTGCCACGCCTGATGCGCTTTAAACGCACCCTTCGAATTCTGGTTATTCTATTGCTCCATTCGCCCCGCGCCGAGCTGGCTGGCAAATGCCGAAGCCGCCGTGTCCACGTTCAGCCACTGCGACCGGTAGCCCGCGCCCGCCGGCCCGTGCAGGTAAATCACGCTGCCTCCCCGAATGGTTTTCACAATGGCTTCCGTTTCAGCCACTGGCAGGGCCGGGCAGCCCTGGCTGCGCCCCAGGCGGCCGTGCGCCTTCACAAAATCCTCGCACACATACTCGGCCCCGTGCACCACCACCGCCCGGCTTGCCGCGTTGGAATTGAAGCCCGGGTCCATGCCCGCTATTTTCAGCGACAGGCCGTGCTTGCCCACGTAAGTAGTTGGGGCCGTGCGATAAAAGCCCAGGCTGCTCATCTCCGAGCCGTCTTTGTTTGAAAACGCCAGGGGCCGGTCTTCGCCGCTGGCCTTGCCGTGCGCCACCAGCGTATGAAACAGCACTTTGCATTTCTCCACGTTGATTACCCACAGCCGCTTTTGCTGGCTGGATTGGCTAAAGTCAATCAGGGTGAGTACCGGCGGGGTAGCGGCGTAGTTGACCGACGCGCGCAGGTTGTAGTACCCCACCAGCCCCTCCCGGAACACTGGCAACGGCAGCCCCGAAGCTCCCAGATGCATTTTGGCATACATTGCCACCGCCTGCTGCATGAAAGCTACCTGGTAGTAGGCCCGACGCGCCGGAGCTGGCAGCATCTCGACGGCTACCTTTCGGTCCTGTGCCGCCACCGGATTAGCGGCAGCAAACAGACCCAATAGCGCAATAGCAGAAAAAAACTTTCTGGTCATCAAATAATTAAAGCTATATGAGATTTGAATAATTTTAATACGAGCCTCTATACACAACCAAGCCAAAAATAGTGCTTAGTTTCGCTAAGTCTCTATTAACTCCAAACGTTTATTCAGC
This region includes:
- a CDS encoding murein L,D-transpeptidase catalytic domain family protein is translated as MTRKFFSAIALLGLFAAANPVAAQDRKVAVEMLPAPARRAYYQVAFMQQAVAMYAKMHLGASGLPLPVFREGLVGYYNLRASVNYAATPPVLTLIDFSQSSQQKRLWVINVEKCKVLFHTLVAHGKASGEDRPLAFSNKDGSEMSSLGFYRTAPTTYVGKHGLSLKIAGMDPGFNSNAASRAVVVHGAEYVCEDFVKAHGRLGRSQGCPALPVAETEAIVKTIRGGSVIYLHGPAGAGYRSQWLNVDTAASAFASQLGAGRMEQ